In Phyllopteryx taeniolatus isolate TA_2022b chromosome 1, UOR_Ptae_1.2, whole genome shotgun sequence, the following proteins share a genomic window:
- the zhx3b gene encoding zinc fingers and homeoboxes protein 3 isoform X2, producing MRMLKGKSEPKRIVVSQPSSDALSIYGSKETVAVTQVAHVPTIVHNGTNKVTLPSAIQIVNGSGALPVLKSPIAQNKSLHQSSATTVSSDASTSKNLPKVMIPLSSIPTYNASMDSSSFLKTSFSKFPYPTKAELCYLTVVTKFPEEQIKIWFTAQRLKQGISWSPEEIEEARRKMFNTIIQSSAHNQSHSPAPQTITVLGATGIPQILQGSLVSQGGVLVTQPMMANGLQVNGTPVALAVTPKPQAAARPMMQARPAAALVADKGAGMMVGAVASGGTGSNIIGSSKSSRSGGGAASNVISSSSQASVINLTLGNNNHGNAKVSSATVKCHSGANGKNKTHVGKSANPLKVNVDGKPSNGSSATDDSGQKSKDSSGSRNKNDASCASADDADLSASNSFKMDEASSPSSKSSSPSPAAGASGSSLSSRSINAFLDPSFCKGKKSQEQLGTLKDSFLSNPYPDQEEVDRLISLTGLTVREVRKWFSDRRYHLRNLKGPRSSTGAPNKSAGSGAADGDAGSPGPVDLSENGSGTYSGAKTAEHSSAPLSPTSTHTPTSPVTPSRRLPRSPSPDFTVVRYKEREPHQIKALEASFAQDTEPSGEEVDRLRRETKMTRREIHNWFTERRKKAAAAEKRKEEAARALGCGTDAYGEEGLNDDASGELKVNPIKINLKMLKVTEANGKSEDEVPDGPSGSAQSSAPANPKPVALRGKKTAEQLHLLKQVYARTQWPSAAQYDELLSGTGLPRPDVVRWFGDCRYMQKSSQLKWLEAYQNMALEEDLNQDKGHLLHAHLDGHGSQEESQLQELSKVTGLTTDLVRHWLVTRASAARPEQASGPKPAPGVTVEPPSAVSSPLEPHPKAGRDEKIEQSLCGQAGEGDTPKTVVCTEGAD from the exons ATGAGGATGCTGAAGGGCAAATCGGAGCCTAAACGAATTGTAGTGTCCCAGCCTTCGTCAGATGCCCTCTCCATTTATGGCTCCAAGGAGACGGTTGCAGTGACACAAGTGGCCCATGTGCCCACAATTGTCCACAATGGAACAAACAAGGTCACACTTCCCTCAGCGATTCAGATCGTCAATGGGTCTGGAGCTTTACCGGTGCTCAAGAGCCCCATCGCCCAG AACAAAAGCCTGCATCAATCCTCTGCGACCACAGTTTCCTCAGATGCCTCAACTTCCAAGAATCTCCCAAAG GTGATGATTCCTTTGAGCAGCATCCCCACCTACAATGCCTCCATGgactcctcctcctttttgaaGACCTCCTTCAGCAAATTCCCGTATCCCACGAAGGCGGAGCTCTGCTACCTGACTGTGGTCACAAAGTTCCCCGAAGAGCAGATCAAGATCTGGTTCACAGCGCAGAGACTCAAACAAGGCATCAGCTGGTCTCCCGAGGAGATCGAGGAAGCCAGGAGGAAaatgttcaacaccatcatccaaaGCAGCGCACACAATCAGTCGCACAGTCCCGCTCCGCAAACAATCACAGTCCTGGGGGCCACAGGGATCCCTCAAATCCTGCAGGGCTCTCTCGTCAGCCAAGGGGGTGTCCTCGTCACGCAGCCCATGATGGCCAACGGTCTTCAGGTCAACGGCACCCCTGTAGCGCTGGCCGTCACACCCAAGCCCCAGGCGGCGGCCCGACCTATGATGCAGGCCCGACCCGCCGCGGCGCTAGTGGCCGACAAGGGCGCCGGCATGATGGTGGGGGCGGTGGCCAGCGGCGGTACGGGAAGCAACATCATCGGCAGCAGTAAGAGCAGCAGGAGTGGAGGAGGGGCCGCGAGCAACGTCATTAGCAGCAGCAGCCAAGCTAGCGTCATCAATCTCACTCTGGGGAACAATAACCACGGCAATGCAAAGGTGAGTAGCGCCACTGTGAAATGCCACAGCGGTGCCAACGGCAAGAACAAAACCCATGTCGGCAAAAGTGCAAACCCCCTCAAAGTCAATGTAGACGGCAAGCCTTCAAATGGCAGCAGCGCAACAGACGACAGTGGGCAAAAGAGCAAAGACTCGAGTGGTAGTCGGAACAAAAACGACGCCTCTTGCGCCAGTGCAGATGACGCGGACCTAAGCGCAAGCAACTCCTTCAAAATGGACGAGGCTTCGTCCCCTTCCTCCAAATCCTCGTCGCCGTCTCCTGCGGCGGGCGCCTCTGGCAGCTCCCTGAGCTCCCGCAGCATCAACGCGTTCCTGGACCCGAGCTTTTGCAAGGGCAAGAAGTCCCAGGAGCAGCTGGGCACTCTCAAGGACAGTTTTCTGAGCAACCCGTACCCCGACCAGGAGGAGGTGGACCGCCTCATCTCTCTGACGGGGCTCACGGTGCGGGAAGTCCGCAAGTGGTTTAGTGATCGACGCTACCACCTTCGCAACCTCAAGGGCCCGCGCTCCAGCACGGGCGCGCCGAACAAGTCGGCAGGGAGCGGCGCGGCAGACGGCGACGCGGGCAGCCCCGGACCCGTCGACCTGTCGGAAAACGGCAGCGGCACCTACTCTGGCGCAAAAACGGCGGAGCACAGTTCCGCTCCTCTGAGCCCGACGTCAACGCACACTCCCACGTCTCCCGTCACGCCCTCGCGCAGACTGCCCAGATCACCTTCTCCCGATTTCACCGTCGTCCGCTACAAGGAGAGAGAACCTCACCAG ATCAAAGCGCTAGAGGCCAGCTTCGCTCAGGACACCGAGCCTTCAGGAGAAGAAGTGGACAGACTGCGACGTGAGACCAAGATGACCCGAAGGGAGATCCATAACTGGTTCACCGAGAGGAGGAAGAAAGCAGCAGCGGCCGAAAAAAGGAAAGAGGAGGCGGCGCGAGCATTGGGCTGCGGGACGGACGCTTATGGAGAGGAAGGACTAAATGACGACGCTTCTGGAGAACTCAAAGTCAACCCCATTAAGATCAATTTGAAGATGCTGAAGGTGACCGAGGCCAACGGCAAATCGGAGGATGAAGTGCCGGACGGCCCCAGCGGAAGCGCTCAGTCCAGCGCTCCTGCCAACCCGAAACCCGTCGCGTTGCGAGGTAAGAAAACGGCGGAGCAGCTGCACCTGCTCAAGCAAGTCTACGCGCGAACGCAGTGGCCCAGCGCCGCTCAGTACGACGAGCTCCTCTCGGGCACGGGGCTGCCCCGGCCCGACGTGGTGCGCTGGTTCGGGGATTGTCGCTACATGCAGAAGAGCAGCCAGCTGAAGTGGTTGGAGGCTTACCAGAACATGGCCCTGGAGGAAGATCTAAACCAGGACAAGGGGCACCTCCTCCATGCCCACCTCGACGGCCACGGCAGTCAGGAAGAGTCGCAG TTACAGGAACTGTCAAAGGTGACCGGTTTGACAACAGATCTGGTGAGACATTGGCTCGTCACCAGGGCATCTGCGGCTCGACCGGAGCAAGCGTCTGGGCCGAAACCGGCGCCGGGCGTCACAGTCGAGCCGCCGTCGGCAGTCTCCTCCCCTCTGGAGCCGCACCCGAAAGCAGGGCGTGACGAGAAAATAGAGCAGTCGCTGTGCGGACAAGCTGGGGAGGGCGATACTCCCAAGACTGTTGTTTGTACTGAAG gagCAGATTGA
- the zhx3b gene encoding zinc fingers and homeoboxes protein 3 isoform X1: MASKRKSTIPCMIPSKIRHHFEDMDMPVLQRQTITSGGGAHSPPNLADSPLLEAADPPVDDTGTYICKPCNFETYDLNLFLDHVYAGHPEFRSDPSFLCVKCGFSALKFEGLALHNARIHPSMFNCPLQLRRRDRRAVVEQTIVPGTDEGKDNEISITKTPIMRMLKGKSEPKRIVVSQPSSDALSIYGSKETVAVTQVAHVPTIVHNGTNKVTLPSAIQIVNGSGALPVLKSPIAQNKSLHQSSATTVSSDASTSKNLPKVMIPLSSIPTYNASMDSSSFLKTSFSKFPYPTKAELCYLTVVTKFPEEQIKIWFTAQRLKQGISWSPEEIEEARRKMFNTIIQSSAHNQSHSPAPQTITVLGATGIPQILQGSLVSQGGVLVTQPMMANGLQVNGTPVALAVTPKPQAAARPMMQARPAAALVADKGAGMMVGAVASGGTGSNIIGSSKSSRSGGGAASNVISSSSQASVINLTLGNNNHGNAKVSSATVKCHSGANGKNKTHVGKSANPLKVNVDGKPSNGSSATDDSGQKSKDSSGSRNKNDASCASADDADLSASNSFKMDEASSPSSKSSSPSPAAGASGSSLSSRSINAFLDPSFCKGKKSQEQLGTLKDSFLSNPYPDQEEVDRLISLTGLTVREVRKWFSDRRYHLRNLKGPRSSTGAPNKSAGSGAADGDAGSPGPVDLSENGSGTYSGAKTAEHSSAPLSPTSTHTPTSPVTPSRRLPRSPSPDFTVVRYKEREPHQIKALEASFAQDTEPSGEEVDRLRRETKMTRREIHNWFTERRKKAAAAEKRKEEAARALGCGTDAYGEEGLNDDASGELKVNPIKINLKMLKVTEANGKSEDEVPDGPSGSAQSSAPANPKPVALRGKKTAEQLHLLKQVYARTQWPSAAQYDELLSGTGLPRPDVVRWFGDCRYMQKSSQLKWLEAYQNMALEEDLNQDKGHLLHAHLDGHGSQEESQLQELSKVTGLTTDLVRHWLVTRASAARPEQASGPKPAPGVTVEPPSAVSSPLEPHPKAGRDEKIEQSLCGQAGEGDTPKTVVCTEGAD; this comes from the exons ATGGCCAGCAAGAGGAAGTCTACGATACCTTGTATGATCCCCAGCAAAATCAGACACCACTTTGAGGACATGGACATGCCGGTCCTTCAGCGGCAAACTATAACTTCCGGAGGGGGCGCGCACAGCCCGCCGAACCTTGCAGACTCTCCCTTACTGGAGGCAGCAGACCCTCCCGTCGACGACACAGGTACCTACATCTGCAAGCCTTGCAACTTCGAAACCTACGACCTTAACTTGTTCTTAGACCACGTGTACGCCGGGCACCCGGAATTTCGTTCGGACCCGAGCTTCCTCTGTGTGAAGTGTGGCTTTTCGGCGCTTAAGTTTGAGGGCCTGGCCCTGCACAATGCCAGGATTCACCCCAGCATGTTTAATTGCCCTCTGCAGCTGAGAAGGAGGGACAGGAGGGCGGTGGTGGAGCAGACTATAGTACCTGGGACAGATGAGGGCAAAGATAATGAGATTTCCATCACCAAAACACCAATCATGAGGATGCTGAAGGGCAAATCGGAGCCTAAACGAATTGTAGTGTCCCAGCCTTCGTCAGATGCCCTCTCCATTTATGGCTCCAAGGAGACGGTTGCAGTGACACAAGTGGCCCATGTGCCCACAATTGTCCACAATGGAACAAACAAGGTCACACTTCCCTCAGCGATTCAGATCGTCAATGGGTCTGGAGCTTTACCGGTGCTCAAGAGCCCCATCGCCCAG AACAAAAGCCTGCATCAATCCTCTGCGACCACAGTTTCCTCAGATGCCTCAACTTCCAAGAATCTCCCAAAG GTGATGATTCCTTTGAGCAGCATCCCCACCTACAATGCCTCCATGgactcctcctcctttttgaaGACCTCCTTCAGCAAATTCCCGTATCCCACGAAGGCGGAGCTCTGCTACCTGACTGTGGTCACAAAGTTCCCCGAAGAGCAGATCAAGATCTGGTTCACAGCGCAGAGACTCAAACAAGGCATCAGCTGGTCTCCCGAGGAGATCGAGGAAGCCAGGAGGAAaatgttcaacaccatcatccaaaGCAGCGCACACAATCAGTCGCACAGTCCCGCTCCGCAAACAATCACAGTCCTGGGGGCCACAGGGATCCCTCAAATCCTGCAGGGCTCTCTCGTCAGCCAAGGGGGTGTCCTCGTCACGCAGCCCATGATGGCCAACGGTCTTCAGGTCAACGGCACCCCTGTAGCGCTGGCCGTCACACCCAAGCCCCAGGCGGCGGCCCGACCTATGATGCAGGCCCGACCCGCCGCGGCGCTAGTGGCCGACAAGGGCGCCGGCATGATGGTGGGGGCGGTGGCCAGCGGCGGTACGGGAAGCAACATCATCGGCAGCAGTAAGAGCAGCAGGAGTGGAGGAGGGGCCGCGAGCAACGTCATTAGCAGCAGCAGCCAAGCTAGCGTCATCAATCTCACTCTGGGGAACAATAACCACGGCAATGCAAAGGTGAGTAGCGCCACTGTGAAATGCCACAGCGGTGCCAACGGCAAGAACAAAACCCATGTCGGCAAAAGTGCAAACCCCCTCAAAGTCAATGTAGACGGCAAGCCTTCAAATGGCAGCAGCGCAACAGACGACAGTGGGCAAAAGAGCAAAGACTCGAGTGGTAGTCGGAACAAAAACGACGCCTCTTGCGCCAGTGCAGATGACGCGGACCTAAGCGCAAGCAACTCCTTCAAAATGGACGAGGCTTCGTCCCCTTCCTCCAAATCCTCGTCGCCGTCTCCTGCGGCGGGCGCCTCTGGCAGCTCCCTGAGCTCCCGCAGCATCAACGCGTTCCTGGACCCGAGCTTTTGCAAGGGCAAGAAGTCCCAGGAGCAGCTGGGCACTCTCAAGGACAGTTTTCTGAGCAACCCGTACCCCGACCAGGAGGAGGTGGACCGCCTCATCTCTCTGACGGGGCTCACGGTGCGGGAAGTCCGCAAGTGGTTTAGTGATCGACGCTACCACCTTCGCAACCTCAAGGGCCCGCGCTCCAGCACGGGCGCGCCGAACAAGTCGGCAGGGAGCGGCGCGGCAGACGGCGACGCGGGCAGCCCCGGACCCGTCGACCTGTCGGAAAACGGCAGCGGCACCTACTCTGGCGCAAAAACGGCGGAGCACAGTTCCGCTCCTCTGAGCCCGACGTCAACGCACACTCCCACGTCTCCCGTCACGCCCTCGCGCAGACTGCCCAGATCACCTTCTCCCGATTTCACCGTCGTCCGCTACAAGGAGAGAGAACCTCACCAG ATCAAAGCGCTAGAGGCCAGCTTCGCTCAGGACACCGAGCCTTCAGGAGAAGAAGTGGACAGACTGCGACGTGAGACCAAGATGACCCGAAGGGAGATCCATAACTGGTTCACCGAGAGGAGGAAGAAAGCAGCAGCGGCCGAAAAAAGGAAAGAGGAGGCGGCGCGAGCATTGGGCTGCGGGACGGACGCTTATGGAGAGGAAGGACTAAATGACGACGCTTCTGGAGAACTCAAAGTCAACCCCATTAAGATCAATTTGAAGATGCTGAAGGTGACCGAGGCCAACGGCAAATCGGAGGATGAAGTGCCGGACGGCCCCAGCGGAAGCGCTCAGTCCAGCGCTCCTGCCAACCCGAAACCCGTCGCGTTGCGAGGTAAGAAAACGGCGGAGCAGCTGCACCTGCTCAAGCAAGTCTACGCGCGAACGCAGTGGCCCAGCGCCGCTCAGTACGACGAGCTCCTCTCGGGCACGGGGCTGCCCCGGCCCGACGTGGTGCGCTGGTTCGGGGATTGTCGCTACATGCAGAAGAGCAGCCAGCTGAAGTGGTTGGAGGCTTACCAGAACATGGCCCTGGAGGAAGATCTAAACCAGGACAAGGGGCACCTCCTCCATGCCCACCTCGACGGCCACGGCAGTCAGGAAGAGTCGCAG TTACAGGAACTGTCAAAGGTGACCGGTTTGACAACAGATCTGGTGAGACATTGGCTCGTCACCAGGGCATCTGCGGCTCGACCGGAGCAAGCGTCTGGGCCGAAACCGGCGCCGGGCGTCACAGTCGAGCCGCCGTCGGCAGTCTCCTCCCCTCTGGAGCCGCACCCGAAAGCAGGGCGTGACGAGAAAATAGAGCAGTCGCTGTGCGGACAAGCTGGGGAGGGCGATACTCCCAAGACTGTTGTTTGTACTGAAG gagCAGATTGA